Proteins found in one Primulina eburnea isolate SZY01 chromosome 16, ASM2296580v1, whole genome shotgun sequence genomic segment:
- the LOC140815939 gene encoding WEB family protein At2g40480-like translates to MEETAESAGMTETKSILDNPRVEIDTSPPFESVKEAVDWFSGSGPWMQHRLLRFAAHHRHETEPLGKMEEQAVQLERDLMLKEQETLNLLKQLEAAKRLVETLKCHMIPDFSPLLPSPHQNTETRTNDSTEDLSLFPVLSPGLMFMELNRAKTNLNKTSVDLAVIQESVESLNQKMRRDKALLERRMEMEAPDCGNSKSEARGRLENCTNITVGLERADFETEQFKKMTEASRYEVMKAMTEIERTKNSIKMAEMRLNAAKKMEEAAKAVEEIALAERNLTSSDVFLDHNRNGITLSFEEYRSLTQKAHQVEEICKTKFIDANTIQTRSKDHKPAVAVTETFEEMKQENQHSRVVDIRTKEEGSLPNDQDRYSKFKFMNLRSGGHRTAQIDNENGSNGTTSMGDILGRKLILQDDIIVGKHVENHHGERGHVSLSQMLREQSRTILHPGETAGDEHRRVERSFFVQRKKFGFIQVPISIKKTKKKVQTE, encoded by the exons ATGGAGGAAACAGCAGAATCTGCAGGCATGACTGAAACGAAAAGTATTCTGGACAACCCGAGAGTGGAGATCGACACTTCGCCGCCGTTTGAGTCCGTGAAGGAGGCCGTGGACTGGTTCAGTGGCAGTGGTCCCTGGATGCAGCATCGCCTGCTTCGTTTTGCTGCTCATCACCGT CATGAAACCGAGCCTCTGGGGAAAATGGAGGAACAAGCAGTACAACTGGAGAGGGATTTGATGCTGAAAGAACAAGAAACACTCAATCTATTAAAACAACTGGAGGCAGCGAAGAGATTAGTCGAGACTTTGAAGTGTCACATGATTCCTGATTTCTCTCCACTTTTGCCAAGTCCTCACCAAAATACGGAAACTCGTACGAATGATTCCACCGAAGATTTGAGCTTGTTTCCTGTCTTGTCTCCTGGTTTGATGTTCATGGAGCTGAATCGTGCGAAAACGAACTTGAACAAAACGTCGGTAGACCTTGCTGTGATTCAGGAATCCGTGGAGTCGTTAAACCAGAAAATGAGAAGAGACAAGGCTTTGCTTGAGAGGAGAATGGAAATGGAAGCACCTGACTGTGGAAACTCGAAATCAGAAGCACGGGGGAGGTTGGAGAATTGTACAAACATTACGGTGGGACTGGAACGGGCTGATTTTGAAACTGAGCAGTTCAAAAAAATGACAGAGGCTTCTAGGTATGAAGTGATGAAGGCGATGACGGAGATAGAACGTACCAAAAACAGCATAAAGATGGCGGAAATGAGGCTAAATGCAGCCAAGAAAATGGAGGAAGCAGCTAAAGCAGTTGAAGAAATCGCGCTTGCCGAAAGAAATTTGACTTCATCAGATGTTTTCTTGGATCATAACCGTAATGGAATTACTCTTTCGTTTGAGGAGTACCGTTCGCTCACTCAGAAGGCGCATCAAGTTGAAGAGATTTGTAAGACTAAATTCATAGATGCAAATACCATCCAAACAAGAAGCAAAGATCATAAACCAGCAGTGGCAGTCACAGAAACATTTGAGGAGATGAAACAAGAAAACCAGCATTCCCGAGTGGTGGATATAAGGACTAAAGAGGAGGGTTCGCTACCAAATGACCAAGATCGTTACTCTAAGTTCAAGTTCATGAATTTGCGCTCTGGTGGACATAGAACTGCACAGATTGATAACGAgaatggatcaaatggaacgaCTTCAATGGGAGACATATTAGGTAGGAAGTTGATTTTGCAAGATGACATAATTGTAGGGAAGCATGTGGAGAATCATCATGGTGAAAGGGGACATGTTTCTTTGAGCCAAATGTTGCGCGAGCAGAGTCGAACCATCTTGCATCCTGGTGAGACTGCGGGAGACGAGCACAGACGTGTCGAAAGGTCGTTCTTCGTGCAGAGGAAGAAGTTTGGATTCATTCAAGTGCCAATCTCCATCAAGAAAACCAAAAAGAAAGTTCAAACTGAATGA
- the LOC140815940 gene encoding CBL-interacting protein kinase 2-like gives MENKGNILMKKYDVGRLLGQGSFAKVYYGRNLKTGQSVAIKVIDKEKVLKIGLMNQTKREISVMGLIKHENIVQFYEVMATKTKIFFVMEYAKGGELFHKVSQGKLKDDIARKYFQQLICAVYFCHTRGVYHRDLKPENLLLDENGNLKVSDFGLNALSESKRRDGLLHTTCGTPAYVAPEVISRKGYDGAKADIWSCGVILFVMLAGYLPFRDSNVIEMYRKISMAEYKCPHWFPPEVRRLLSRILDPNPHTRISIGRIMENTWFRKGFNSNYARTEVRDSEKPPVETDAVLGPSCCDTRPEKKMVFARPFILNAFDIISLSTGFDLSGLFVDDDKKDEVLFTSAKPACDIMSKFEEIACHLKMKVKKKDEGSMRLEMSKEGRNGTLTIDAEIFQITSSFHYVEVKKCNGDTMEYRKMLKMTIKPALKEIVWAWQGEQHH, from the coding sequence ATGGAGAATAAGGGAAACATATTGATGAAGAAATATGATGTCGGAAGGTTGTTAGGACAAGGTAGTTTTGCCAAAGTTTACTATGGTAGGAACCTTAAAACAGGACAGAGTGTGGCGATTAAGGTTATCGATAAAGAAAAGGTGTTGAAAATTGGACTTATGAACCAGACCAAGAGAGAGATATCCGTTATGGGATTGATCAAACATGAAAATATAGTTCAGTTTTACGAAGTAATGGCTACAAAAACAAAGATTTTCTTCGTGATGGAATACGCGAAAGGTGGGGAGCTTTTTCACAAGGTTTCCCAGGGGAAACTCAAGGACGACATTGCAAGGAAATACTTTCAGCAACTGATATGTGCTGTCTACTTCTGTCACACAAGGGGTGTTTATCATCGTGATCTGAAACCTGAAAATCTTTTATTGGATGAAAATGGGAATCTTAAAGTATCGGATTTTGGGTTGAATGCACTTTCAGAATCCAAGAGACGGGATGGTTTGCTCCACACAACTTGCGGAACCCCAGCATATGTTGCTCCTGAAGTGATCAGCAGAAAAGGTTATGATGGAGCAAAAGCTGATATTTGGTCATGTGGGGTGATTTTATTCGTTATGCTTGCTGGTTATCTTCCATTCCGCGACTCGAATGTCATAGAGATGTATAGGAAGATATCAATGGCCGAGTATAAATGTCCTCACTGGTTCCCTCCTGAAGTTCGGAGGCTACTTTCAAGGATCCTTGATCCAAATCCCCACACTAGGATTTCCATAGGTAGAATCATGGAAAACACGTGGTTTCGAAAGGGTTTTAATTCCAACTATGCAAGGACTGAAGTCAGGGACAGTGAAAAGCCTCCTGTTGAAACTGATGCAGTTCTTGGACCTTCTTGCTGTGATACTCGTCCCGAAAAGAAAATGGTGTTTGCAAGaccttttattttaaatgcatttgaCATCATCTCTCTCTCCACAGGATTTGACTTATCTGGTTTGTTTGTGGACGATGACAAAAAGGATGAAGTTCTATTTACATCAGCAAAACCAGCGTGTGATATCATGTCAAAATTCGAGGAAATTGCCTGTCACCtaaagatgaaagtgaagaagaaggatgaagGGTCGATGAGATTAGAGATGTCTAAGGAAGGTAGAAATGGTACTTTAACGATCGACGCGGAAATATTTCAAATCACTTCATCCTTCCATTACGTCGAGGTGAAGAAATGTAATGGTGATACGATGGAGTATAGAAAAATGCTGAAAATGACTATAAAACCAGCTCTTAAAGAGATTGTTTGGGCTTGGCAAGGTGAGCAACATCACTAG
- the LOC140815942 gene encoding superoxide dismutase [Mn], mitochondrial-like isoform X1, with translation MRLHHQKHHMAYVTNYNKALDQLDDAVSTGDAATVVKLQSAIKFNGGGHVNHSIFWKNLAPEKEGGGEPPKGPLRAAVDNEFGSMEALIQKMNAEGAAVQGSGWVWLGVDKELKRLVVDTTMNQDPLVTKGSNLVPLLGIDVWEHAYYLQYKNARPDYLKNIWNVMNWRYATQVYDKECP, from the exons ATGCGGCTCCACCACCAGAAGCACCACATGGCTTATGTCACCAATTACAACAAAGCTCTGGACCAGCTAGACGACGCCGTTTCCACCGGAGATGCCGCCACCGTCGTCAAGTTGCAGAGCGCCATCAAGTTCAATGGCGGAG GTCATGTAAATCACTCAATTTTCTGGAAGAATCTTGCACCCGAGAAG GAAGGTGGTGGTGAGCCTCCAAAGGGTCCTTTAAGAGCCGCTGTCGACAACGAATTCGGGTCCATGGAAGCTCTAATTCAGAAGATGAATGCAGAAGGAGCTGCAGTACAAGGCTCCGGATGGGTG TGGCTCGGCGTGGACAAAGAATTGAAGCGGCTTGTGGTTGACACCACTATGAATCAG GATCCCCTGGTTACTAAAGGGTCGAATTTGGTTCCTCTGCTCGGGATCGATGTCTGGGAGCACGCATACTATTTGCAG TACAAAAACGCGAGACCGGATTACCTAAAGAACATATGGAATGTGATGAACTGGAGATATGCTACCCAAGTTTATGACAAAGAGTGCCCTTGA
- the LOC140815942 gene encoding superoxide dismutase [Mn] 1, mitochondrial-like isoform X2, with the protein MRLHHQKHHMAYVTNYNKALDQLDDAVSTGDAATVVKLQSAIKFNGGGHVNHSIFWKNLAPEKEGGGEPPKGPLRAAVDNEFGSMEALIQKMNAEGAAVQGSGWVWLGVDKELKRLVVDTTMNQGRIWFLCSGSMSGSTHTICSTKTRDRIT; encoded by the exons ATGCGGCTCCACCACCAGAAGCACCACATGGCTTATGTCACCAATTACAACAAAGCTCTGGACCAGCTAGACGACGCCGTTTCCACCGGAGATGCCGCCACCGTCGTCAAGTTGCAGAGCGCCATCAAGTTCAATGGCGGAG GTCATGTAAATCACTCAATTTTCTGGAAGAATCTTGCACCCGAGAAG GAAGGTGGTGGTGAGCCTCCAAAGGGTCCTTTAAGAGCCGCTGTCGACAACGAATTCGGGTCCATGGAAGCTCTAATTCAGAAGATGAATGCAGAAGGAGCTGCAGTACAAGGCTCCGGATGGGTG TGGCTCGGCGTGGACAAAGAATTGAAGCGGCTTGTGGTTGACACCACTATGAATCAG GGTCGAATTTGGTTCCTCTGCTCGGGATCGATGTCTGGGAGCACGCATACTATTTGCAG TACAAAAACGCGAGACCGGATTACCTAA
- the LOC140816920 gene encoding transcription factor RF2b-like, whose amino-acid sequence MQDPNFKLNQTPSQSSAMRLIHHRRAHSEVKFRMPEHMDLVSDQFDAPEGSFDEMGSVDYLFSTYMDIEKFGGGAGAGCGSAVVDSIAIFNAGETAVEGGDDGDGRMSISGVARPRHRYSNSVDSSSLMLDESNIEAKTAMSPDKLAELWTLDPKRAKRIMANRQSAARSKERKARYMSELERKVQNLQTEATTLSAQLTLFQRDTTGLSNENTELKLQLQHMEQQARLRDALNEALKQEVDRLRTATGEISSAPSDAIFNTAMQHVPYNPPTFFSHNNSRNVQLPPFHPIHTAMSSHQHPMTTSALGFSDRLHQDPLGRFQGLDISSRGSNLVKSEGTSLSASESSNTL is encoded by the exons ATGCAAGATCCAAACTTTAAGTTGAACCAAACGCCGTCGCAATCTTCCGCAATGAGGCTGATTCATCACCGCAGGGCTCATTCGGAGGTGAAGTTCCGGATGCCGGAGCACATGGATCTGGTGTCCGACCAGTTCGATGCTCCGGAGGGGAGTTTTGATGAAATGGGATCTGTGGATTATCTGTTCTCTACTTATATGGACATAGAGAAGTTCGGCGGAGGCGCAGGTGCGGGATGCGGATCTGCGGTTGTAGACTCGATTGCTATATTCAATGCTGGTGAGACGGCTGTGGAAGGCGGAGATGACGGTGACGGAAGGATGAGTATCAGTGGAGTGGCTAGGCCGAGGCATAGGTATAGTAATTCTGTGGATAGTTCGAGTCTAATGCTGGATGAGAGTAACATTGAAGCAAAGACAGCCATGTCTCCTGATAAGCTTGCTGAGTTGTGGACTCTAGACCCCAAACGTGCCAAAAG GATTATGGCAAACCGTCAATCTGCTGCTCGATCCAAAGAGAGAAAGGCACGATATATGTCTGAGCTCGAAAGAAAGGTTCAGAACCTTCAAACAGAAGCGACAACTCTCTCTGCACAACTCACACTGTTTCAG AGAGACACAACAGGGTTGAGTAATGAAAACACGGAGCTCAAACTTCAGTTACAACACATGGAACAGCAAGCACGGTTACGCGATG CACTCAACGAAGCACTGAAGCAAGAAGTAGACAGACTCAGAACCGCCACCGGAGAAATATCTTCCGCCCCTTCAGATGCAATTTTCAACACTGCAATGCAGCATGTCCCGTACAACCCCCCCACCTTCTTTTCCCATAACAACTCGAGAAACGTACAACTCCCGCCATTTCATCCCATTCATACTGCCATGTCGAGTCATCAGCATCCTATGACAACGTCTGCACTCGGTTTCTCCGACAGGTTGCACCAGGATCCTTTAGGTCGCTTCCAGGGTCTTGATATCAGTAGCAGAGGCTCCAATCTTGTCAAATCTGAAGGCACTTCTCTTTCTGCCAGTGAAAGCAGCAACACATTGTGA